GTGAGCCGGTCGGCCTCGGGGATGCCCTTGCGGAAGAAGGCCTCGTATCCGGGGTCGTGGGTCCACAGGGAGAGCGTCACGTCCCCCGAGGTGCGGGCGGTGGTGCTTTCGCCTCCGCAGGCGGCCAGTGCGGCGGTCGCGCCGAGGCCGAGGGCGCCGCGCAGCAGGGCGCGCCGGGGCGGGTGCGGTGGGAATGCGGATGGTGCTGGGGTGTACACACGTGACTCCTCACGTGGTGCGGCTACGGGGGGGGCGCGTGCGGCGGCCGTCCCGGGCGGCGCACGCGGGCAGGGCGGACCGGGCCCGCGGCGGGTGCCGCGGGCCGTGCCGCCGACGGTTCAGCGGTACGGAGGGATGGGTGCGGTCAGCTCAGTGGGGTCAGCGTGGGGGTGGGGCCGGGGTCGCGGACCGGCCCGGTGGAGGACCGTACGGTCAACTCGACCGCGAGGTCGGGCTGTTCGGGCGGGCCGGGGCGGCCCTCGATCATGGCGATCAGCACGTCCACGGCCCGCTCGGCGACGGCGGTGAAGTTCTGTCGGACGGTGGTCAGGGGCGGTGAGAGATAGGCGGCGGCGGGGATGTCGTCGTAGCCGACGACGCTGATGTCGCCGGGGACGGACAGGCCCGCCTCGGCGAACGCCCGCAGCGCGCCGAGCGCCATGTCGTCGTTGGCGGCGAACACGGCGGTGACGTCGGAGAGTTGGGCCAGCTGTCGGCCGGCCGCGTACCCGGAGGCGGGGCTCCAGTCTCCCTCGGCCGGCAGCGGTGGCTCGGGGGCTCCGGCTGCGGCGAGCGCCTCGCGCCAGCCGCGGGTCCGGTCGCGGGCGGCCCACCAGTCGTGCGGGCCGGGGATGTGCCAGACGGTGCGGTGGCCCAGCGAGAGCAGATACTCGGTGGCCGTCCGGGCGGCGGCGACCCCGTCGGCGCCGACGACGGCGCCCGGTCCGTGGGTGAGTTCCACGCCCTCGCCGAGGCTGACCACCGGCACATCCCCGCCGACTCTCAGCGGCGTGCCGTCGTCGATGGGCTCGGACAGCACGATCCCGTCCACGCCCTGCTCCAGCAGCGCCTCCACGGCGACCGAGGCGGGCTGGCCCTCCAGGGTGCCGGCCAGGGCGAAGGAGTATCCCGCCCGCTGCATCGCCCGTTCCAGAGCGATCAGCAGCGTCGAGGGACCGTACAGCGCGGTGCCCAGCGAGACGACGCCGATCCGCCGGTAGCGGCCCAGGAGCAGGGCGCGGGCGGCGTTGTTCGGACGGTAGTCCAGTTCGCGGATCACCCGGAGCACGCGGTCGCGCACCTCCGGGCTGACGTGCGGTTCGCCGTTGACGACGCGCGAGACCGTCTTCTGCGAGACGCCGGCGGCCCGCGCGACCTCGGTCATCCCGGGCCCGCGCCGACGGCGCCCGGAACCGCCCGGAGTCCCCTCGGCTCTGGTGGTCGCCATGTGCTCTCCCAGGTGTCCGCGACGTCGACCACGCAGTCACCCCGCACCGAGAGCAGGCACTCGGGAAGCAGCGGATGACTACGTAGTCAGGACAGTGACAGGGGCCCTGGGCTCGCGTCAATGGTCGGTACGGCATCGAGTTGAGCGCGTGACGACGGAGGCGGCCGTCGACACGCGCTCACCGCTCGTCAGAGACCGTAGCGGCTCTTCAGATGGCGCCAGAAGTCACGGAACATCCACTTGTCGAACTCCGTGATCCGATCAGCGCTGCCCGCCTTCATCAAGAAGCAGCACTGGCCCGTCGGAGTCCAGTCGTAGAAGTCGTCGAGGCCGAAGGTGTGGCCGACTTCGTGCAGGTAGATGTGGATGTTCTCCTGGTTCAGCGTGCCGGTGAAGTACTCCTGGCCGACCCGCTGACCCCAGTCGCCGCCGGCGCCGCCCTGGAATCCCTTGGTCAGCCACAGCGACTGGTCGTAGTGGCGGGCCGCGCCGCCCGGGCACTTCGAGTAGTTGCCGTCCTGGTGGAAGAAGCGGCCGCAGTCCGGCGAGCACTGCGGGGCACCGCCGCCGTCGAGGTTTCCGGCGTAGATGTCGACGGAGTTGTCGGTCCACTGCAGGGTCGAGCGGTTCTTCACCGCCCAGCCGACGATGTTGACCGGCACGCTGGTGTACGGCCAGGCGTTGTGCCCCTTGCCGCCCTCCACCATGGCCGCCGTCCACTTGCCGAACTGCTTCTTCAGCGCCGCGTGGATCCGGTCGCGCAGGGCGGCGCTGACAGGTGCGTCGGACTCCCAGCGGACGCAGTAGTTGACGCTGCCCTTGTTGGCCATGATCTGGTCCCAGCCGTAGTTCCGGAAGCCGTAGAGGTTCGGGTAGGTCGACTCGACGTGGTTCCAGACCTGGTTCAGCGGCTGGACCAGGTTGGCGGGCGGATTCCAGTCATCGGCGGCCTGCGCCGGGGACGCCGCCAGGCCGGGCCCCGCGATCAGCGCGGCCAGCGCGGCGAGGACGGCGACCAGGCGCGCGAATAAGGTGCGCATGGTGAACTCCCTTGGTGGGGGATGGGATTCCACCCACAGGTCGCCACCGAAGCCGCCAAGGTTGCCGTGTCCCTGTCATCTCATGGGGCGCGATACTGCGACGCCGCGACACCCGAAAGGCTCAACCCTCCGCGGTCGTGTGCAGCGCGGCGAGCACGTCCTCGTCCGACAGCTGATCGAAATCCTCGTACCAGAGGCCGACGGCCATGAACGCGGCCGGCTGGTACAGGCAGACCACCTCGTCGGCCTCGCCGCTCAGCAGGTCCGCCGCCTCCGGCGAACACACCGGCACGGCCAGCACGATCCGCCCGGGCTCCCGGCGCCGTACCGAACGCACCGCGGCAAGGGCCGTGGAGCCGGTCGCCAGCCCGTCATCGACCACGATCACGGTACGTCCCCGCAGGTCGAGGGCGGGACGGCCCTGCCGGTAACGCTGCTCGCGGCGGCGGAGTTCCGCGCGTTCCCGCTCGACCGTCCTGGCGAGCGAGGCTTCGCTGAGGCCCAGCCGGTCGAGGGCGTACTCGTCGAACATGGGCTCACCGTCGACGGCGATCGCGCCCACTGCGAGCTCCGGCTGGAACGGGGCGCCGATCTTCCGTACGACGAGGACGTCGAGCGGGGCGTCCAGCGCCCGGGCCACCTCCTGAGCCACGGCCACCCCGCCCCGGGGCAGGGCGAGCACGACGGGGTCCGGCAGGGTGCCCTGCTCCTGTCGGCTCCGCAGTTGTCCGGCCAGTCGCCGACCGGCCTGTGTACGGTCACGGAACTGCATCGCGGCTGCCACTCCTTTCACACGCGGGAGTGAGCCCTCGGGATACCGCACCCGCGTACCCCTCCCGCGCCGGTCGATAACTCGGCCGCGGCCTTCAGACGGTCGTCGCACCACCGCCGTGCGGCGTCGGCGACCTGCTCCAGCGCACCGGGCTCCTCGAACAGGTGAGTGGCACCGGGCACGACGTGCAGGGTGTGCGGGGCGTGCAGCCTGCGCGCGGCCTCCTGGTTGAGCCGCAGCACCTCGTGGTCCCGGCCGCCGACGATCAGCAGCACCGGTGCCCGTACGGCGTCCAGGGCGTCCCCGGCCAGATCGGGCCGTCCGCCCCGCGACACCACGGTCAGCACCCGATCGGGCCGCTCCGCGGCGGCGGCCAGGGCCGCGCCCGCGCCGGTGCTGGCCCCGAACAGGGCGACGGGCAGATTCCTGGTGTCCGACCGGTCCCCGAGCCAGTCGATCGCGGCCACCAGGCGGCGGGCCAGGAGGGGGATGTCGAAGCGGTGCTCGCCCGTCGACGCGTCACGCCGCTCCTCCCGTGCCGTGAGCAGGTCGATCAGCAGGGTGCCGAGGCCGGCGGTGCGGAGTTGGGCGGCGACCGCGCGGTTGCGGGGACTGAGCCGGGAACTGCCGCTGCCGTGGGCGAACAGCACCACCCCGCGCGCGGACGCCGGGACGGCCAGGTCGCCCGCCAGTTCCGCGCCATCGGCCGGCACCGTCACCGACTGGGAGATCATCTGCCTCATCTCCTTCCGCGATACGGACGTCAGCGTTTCTGGTCTGCCTGGATTTTTTACCTGGATCGTTTGCCTGGATTGTTTGCCTGGATTGTCATGGATTGCTAGGGGTCTCTCCGGCCGCGTACCCGACCCCGACGGGGGTACTCCGGATCACATGGCTGACATGGACCTCAAAAGCAGCGCGTTCAACGATCACTCCTTCATCGCGCGCGAGTACGCGTACGAGGGCGAGAACGTCTCCCCGCCCCTGACGTGGAGCGGCGCCCCGGACGACGCGGCCGAACTGGTGCTGCTCTGCGAAGACCCCGACGCGCCGTCGGGCACCTTCGTGCACTGGATCGTGGTCGGCATCGATCCGCACAGCGACGGCGTCGAGCCGGGCCAGAGCCCGCCCGGCGGCACCGAACTCGTCAACGGCTACGGCGAACGCGGCTGGGGCGGACCACATCCGCCGCCCGGGGACGAGGCACACCGCTACTTCTTCCGCCTCTACGCCCTAGCGGAACCGTGCGTCCTGCCCGACGCTCCCGGCGCCGACGAGGTGCACCGGGCCATCGAGAAACAGCAGCTCGCCAGCGGCACGCTCGTGGGGCTGTACCAACGCTGACCGCCGCCCGTCCGGGGCGCGCTCACGCTGCGGAGTGCCGCCCCGCCCGCCCCTTGTCCAGGAAGCGGCGCAGACGCGTCCGGGGCCAGGTGTTGATCACGTCGTCCTTGGTGAGCCAGCCCCGCTGTGCCGTGCCGACGCCGTAGCGCATGTTGGCCAGGTGGAGAGTGGCGTGGGCGTCGCTGTCGACGGCGAACCTCACCCCGTGCCGCCGGGCCCGCAGGATGTCCTCGTCGCGCAGGTCGAGGCGGTCCGGGTGGGCGTTGATCTCCAGCGCGGTGCCGGTGCGCGCGCAGGCGGCGAAGACCGCGTCGAGATCGGCGTCGATGCCCGGCCGCTTGCCCAGGATGCGGGTGGTGGGGTGGCCGATGATGTTGACGTACGGGTTCTCGCAGGCCCGCACGATCCGGCGGGTCAGCGCCTCGCGCCCCTGGCTGAAGTGCGAGTGCACCGAGGCCACGCACAGGTCGAAGCCGGCCAGGAACTCGTCCGGCCAGTCCACGTCGCCGTCGGGACCGATGTTCAGCTCCGCACCGTGCAGCAGCCACATGCCACCGCGCCCGCCGCGTTCGCCGTACGTGCCGTCGAGCTCGCGCACCTGTTCACGCTGGGCCAGCATCCGCTCGTCGGTCATGCGCTGCATGTACATGTCCGGGCCGTGATCGGTGATCGCGTAGTAGGCGTATCCGCGCTCCGCGGCCGCCCGGACCATCTCCTCCAGCGGGGCGAGGCCGTCGGTGAGGTCGGTGTGCGTGTGCAGGTCGCCCCGGATGTCCGCCTCCGTCACGAGGTCGGGCAGCTCGCCGTGGAGACCGGCCTCGATCTCGCCGCGGTCCTCGCGCAGGGTCGGCGGGATCCACGGCAGGCCGAGCCTGGCGTAGACGTCCTCCTCCGTCTCGGAGACGATCTTCTCTCCGCTCTCGACGTCGAACAGCCCGTACTCGGAGAGCTTCAGCCCCTGGTGCACGGCCAGTTCGCGGGTGCGGATGTTGTGCGCCTTGCTCCCCGTGAAGTACTGCAGCGCCGCTCCCCAGGAGTCCGGTGGGACGACGCGCAGGTCGACGGAGAGGCCCTTGGTGGTGCGGACCGATGTCTTCTTCTCACCGTGCGCGATGACCTCCGAGACGTACGGCAGCTCGCTGAAGGCCCGCATCAGCGGCGCCGAGCTCCCGGCCGCGGCGAGCACATCGATGTCGCCGATCGTCTCGCGGAAGCGGCGGAGCGAGCCGGCGTAGGTGCACCGCCGGCAGCCGGTGACCCGGGACAGCGCGGCGACGACGTCGTCGGCGAGGTCCAAGGCGGCGTCGAGCAGGACGCGGTCCCCGGAGGACTGGAGGAGTTCGATGCCGTGAAGGATGTTCTCCTCGGTCTTCGGTCCGAAGCCCTTCAGGTCGCGCAGCCGTTCCTCGTGGATGGCGTCGGCCAGTTCCTCGACCGAGGAGATGCCCAGTTCCTCGTAGAGCACGCAGGCCTTCTTCGGGCCGAGCGTGGGGATGGCCGTCAGCCGCCGGACACCGGCGGGGATCCTGGCCCGCAGTTCCTCGACCGCGGACACGCTGCCGGCGCGGAAGTACTCGACGATCTTCTCGGCGATCGACTTGCCGACGTTGGGAATCTCCTGCAGGCCCTTGACGTCGAGCGTGGACACGTCGGCGTGGTGGCCGCCGATCGCACGGGCAGCCTTTTCGTAGACGCGTGCCTTGAACGCGTCTCCTCCAGTGATCGAGATCAGGTCCGCGTATTCCTGGAACAGCGCGGCGACCTCGTCGTTGGAACGAGCCACACCTCCAGGGTAGGCAGGGCCGGGGCGGAGGGCGGAATCGACCTGCTTCAGCCCGTCTTCCACCCCCGGCGCGTGTCGATCCGCTCCCACTCCGCGGCCCATTGGTCCAGACGCCGCTGGTCCAGCCTCAGGCGCAGCACCCAGGCGGCGCACAGCACCACGCCGCTCACGCCCATCGCCGCCAGCACGCCGCCCGAGACCGCGTGCAGCCGGGTCTCCCCCTCGCTGAGGGGCTCGGCCGTGATGTTGCCCTTGCCGTCCGTCCAGACGGTCACCGTGCGTCCGGCCGGAGTCTTGGGCAGCACCCTGGCTTCGTCCGTATGCGTCCGGCC
The nucleotide sequence above comes from Streptomyces sp. NL15-2K. Encoded proteins:
- a CDS encoding LacI family DNA-binding transcriptional regulator — its product is MTEVARAAGVSQKTVSRVVNGEPHVSPEVRDRVLRVIRELDYRPNNAARALLLGRYRRIGVVSLGTALYGPSTLLIALERAMQRAGYSFALAGTLEGQPASVAVEALLEQGVDGIVLSEPIDDGTPLRVGGDVPVVSLGEGVELTHGPGAVVGADGVAAARTATEYLLSLGHRTVWHIPGPHDWWAARDRTRGWREALAAAGAPEPPLPAEGDWSPASGYAAGRQLAQLSDVTAVFAANDDMALGALRAFAEAGLSVPGDISVVGYDDIPAAAYLSPPLTTVRQNFTAVAERAVDVLIAMIEGRPGPPEQPDLAVELTVRSSTGPVRDPGPTPTLTPLS
- a CDS encoding phosphoribosyltransferase, producing the protein MQFRDRTQAGRRLAGQLRSRQEQGTLPDPVVLALPRGGVAVAQEVARALDAPLDVLVVRKIGAPFQPELAVGAIAVDGEPMFDEYALDRLGLSEASLARTVERERAELRRREQRYRQGRPALDLRGRTVIVVDDGLATGSTALAAVRSVRRREPGRIVLAVPVCSPEAADLLSGEADEVVCLYQPAAFMAVGLWYEDFDQLSDEDVLAALHTTAEG
- a CDS encoding alpha/beta family hydrolase yields the protein MISQSVTVPADGAELAGDLAVPASARGVVLFAHGSGSSRLSPRNRAVAAQLRTAGLGTLLIDLLTAREERRDASTGEHRFDIPLLARRLVAAIDWLGDRSDTRNLPVALFGASTGAGAALAAAAERPDRVLTVVSRGGRPDLAGDALDAVRAPVLLIVGGRDHEVLRLNQEAARRLHAPHTLHVVPGATHLFEEPGALEQVADAARRWCDDRLKAAAELSTGAGGVRGCGIPRAHSRV
- a CDS encoding YbhB/YbcL family Raf kinase inhibitor-like protein gives rise to the protein MADMDLKSSAFNDHSFIAREYAYEGENVSPPLTWSGAPDDAAELVLLCEDPDAPSGTFVHWIVVGIDPHSDGVEPGQSPPGGTELVNGYGERGWGGPHPPPGDEAHRYFFRLYALAEPCVLPDAPGADEVHRAIEKQQLASGTLVGLYQR
- the polX gene encoding DNA polymerase/3'-5' exonuclease PolX; translation: MARSNDEVAALFQEYADLISITGGDAFKARVYEKAARAIGGHHADVSTLDVKGLQEIPNVGKSIAEKIVEYFRAGSVSAVEELRARIPAGVRRLTAIPTLGPKKACVLYEELGISSVEELADAIHEERLRDLKGFGPKTEENILHGIELLQSSGDRVLLDAALDLADDVVAALSRVTGCRRCTYAGSLRRFRETIGDIDVLAAAGSSAPLMRAFSELPYVSEVIAHGEKKTSVRTTKGLSVDLRVVPPDSWGAALQYFTGSKAHNIRTRELAVHQGLKLSEYGLFDVESGEKIVSETEEDVYARLGLPWIPPTLREDRGEIEAGLHGELPDLVTEADIRGDLHTHTDLTDGLAPLEEMVRAAAERGYAYYAITDHGPDMYMQRMTDERMLAQREQVRELDGTYGERGGRGGMWLLHGAELNIGPDGDVDWPDEFLAGFDLCVASVHSHFSQGREALTRRIVRACENPYVNIIGHPTTRILGKRPGIDADLDAVFAACARTGTALEINAHPDRLDLRDEDILRARRHGVRFAVDSDAHATLHLANMRYGVGTAQRGWLTKDDVINTWPRTRLRRFLDKGRAGRHSAA